The following are encoded in a window of Dysidea avara chromosome 4, odDysAvar1.4, whole genome shotgun sequence genomic DNA:
- the LOC136253347 gene encoding uncharacterized protein, translating into MTIQFFVMSAYMQTLNKLVQADKEVMHFKQIVLRYLQRFTNDNISCKRPQPSEPHTPQLAKRRKPQPKRVLHSPSVSVIIGDKRYNLTPNRITAVKRITWRNYTAFSKTIVKLHSGKIIKSLSCIIKSEFNSICSDQHESILRGTPEAIKTFSWSKMWDEMQQHLPTFVSLLTAITPGNNQHLVCTIISMLLKKRHQRMGLLQKVTSSLFYANGVHKQIYNCLHPLMLCQSHRGTLYMIDSLVKDFDSLPKLWRNNLIDCIQIEESQDPNQYNHLVGYSSESDSPDSPSFSPFSTTGISTPSTSQISLLFDEDRNEESFNEEESSDEQNDMVSDTVHTDPSQLPTVEELSAAIKELSDTLVNISANAPFEPSANELPTMSELSTTIQELSSTVLQMSTSNLSTSDVPVTQVIQSSMVDAQPEFAQPTSSSETTNWCGFKLVGDNIDKNFRRSFHRHDKKTISMHAFHFYAVKDRVDLSSLSDFKPTPATVDVSKLLINKADVNQLNKEVIVLLSRILVKHFKIYSSQAKDLEWHIHSKYSREMSQESEVVPLGVLQWNENKLDEMCDIMGKLHDYVPARDVK; encoded by the exons ATGACGATTCAATTCTTTGTTATGAGTGCATACATGCAGACATTGAATAAACTAGTTCAGGCTGATAAAGAAGTCATGCATTTTAAACAGATAGTGTTGAGATACTTACAAAGATTTACTAATGACAACATCTCTTGTAAACGTCCACAACCATCAGAACCACACACTCCTCAGCTGGCTAAAAGACGTAAACCTCAACCAAAAAGAGTACTTCATTCACCATCAGTTTCg GTAATCATTGGAGACAAACGTTATAATTTGACTCCTAACAGAATTACTGCAGTGAAACGTATTACTTGGAGGAATTACACTGCTTTTAGCAAAACAATTGTGAAGTTACATAGTGGAAAAATCATAAAGTCATTGAGTTGTATCATAAAAAGTGAATTCAATAGTATATGCTCTGACCAGCACGAATCAATTCTAAGAGGTACTCCTGAAGCTATCAAAACATTTTCATGGAGTAAAATGTGGGATGAGATGCAGCAACATTTACCAACATTCGTATCACTTTTAACTGCCATCACTCCAGGGAACAACCAGCATCTAGTCTGTACCATTATTTCCATGCTCTTGAAAAAGAGGCATCAAAGAATGGGGTTACTGCAAAAGGTTACGTCTTCTTTGTTCTATGCAAATGGAGTACACAAGCAG ATATATAACTGCTTACATCCTTTGATGCTGTGTCAGTCACACAGAGGTACTCTTTATATGATTGATAGTCTTGTGAAGGATTTTGATAGTCTACCAAAGTTGTGGAGGAACAATTTAATAGATTGTATACAGATAGAAGAATCACAG GATCCGAATCAGTATAATCATTTAGTTGGTTATTCTTCAGAAAGTGACAGTCCTGATTCACCATCTTTTAGTCCATTCAGTACTACTGGTATATCCACACCAAGTACAAGTCAAATTAGTCTATTGTTTGATGAAGACAGGAATGAAGAAAGTTTTAATGAAGAAGAGAGTTCGGATGAGCAAAATGATATGGTATCTGACACTGTACATACTGATCCGTCTCAACTACCTACTGTGGAAGAACTCTCTGCTGCAATCAAGGAATTATCTGACACACTAGTTAACATTTCTGCTAATGCCCCTTTTGAACCAAGTGCTAATGAATTGCCAACTATGAGTGAGTTGTCCACTACAATACAAGAGTTATCCTCTACAGTCCTACAAATGTCAACTAGCAACTTATCTACTTCTGATGTTCCTGTAACACAAGTCATTCAATCTTCCATGGTTGATGCTCAACCTGAATTTGCTCAGCCCACATCTTCATCAGAAACCACTAATTGGTGTGGTTTTAAACTAGTTGGAGATAATATTGATAAGAATTTCCGTAGATCTTTCCATCGCCATGATAAGAAGACCATTTCCATGCATGCGTTTCATTTCTATGCGGTAAAGGATCGTGTAGATCTGTCATCATTATCAGACTTTAAACCTACTCctgctactgttgatgtatcCAAACTGTTGATCAATAAAGCTGATGTAAATCAATTGAATAAAGAAGTCATCGTGCTTTTGTCTAG AATCTTAGTCAAACATTTCAAGATTTACTCAAGTCAAGCTAAAGATCTGGAATGGCACATACACAGCAAATACTCAAGGGAAATGTCTCAAGAGTCAGAAGTG GTGCCCCTTGGAGTACTGCAATGGAATGAGAATAAGCTTGATGAAATGTGCGACATCATGGGAAAACTGCATGATTATGTTCCAGCTAGAGATGTGAAATAG